In Petrotoga sp. 9PW.55.5.1, a genomic segment contains:
- the fusA gene encoding elongation factor G, translated as MKERLYPIDKIRNIGIIAHIDAGKTTTTERILFYTGTKHKLGNVDDGTTETDWMDQEKERGITITSAATSAFWKEHRINIIDTPGHVDFTVEVERSLRVLDGAIAIFDAQVGVEPQSETVWRQADRYEVPRIAFMNKMDKIGANFFAAVQTMKTKLGANPVAMQVPIGSESDFRGVVDLLTMEALYWKDENGLVIEKQEIPNDLKDICETKRDDLVAAVAEIDEELMELYIEEVEIPLDKLKSSIRKSTIQNKIVPVFCGSSFKNKGVQLLLDAVIDYLPSPLDMPPVKAFENSTGEFVKEIHPQKNEDFYALAFKIMVDPFVGKLTFARVYSGTLEKGSYVTNTSKNKTERVSRLVFFHSDKREEVDYIRAGDIVGLIGLKDTSTGDTLSNVNENIVLEKVDFPEPVISVSVEPETKDDEAKLGKALNSLTEEDPSLRSYVDHETGETILSGMGELHLEIIIERIKREFKVNVRVSQPRVAYKETIKLSAEAEGKYIRQTGGRGQYGHVKLRVEPLPLNGEKDFEFVDKIVGGVVPKEYIPAIQNGVKESMQDGVLSGYPMVNIKVEVFDGSYHEVDSSEMAFKIAASMAFKDAIKRAKPVLLEPIMRVDVTTPEEYLGDIIADLNSRRGRVESFETVGGTNTRIVKAKVPLSELFGYATIMRSLSQGRATSSVQFSHYDEVPEQVTQKILGRE; from the coding sequence TTGAAAGAGAGATTATACCCCATAGATAAAATAAGGAATATAGGAATCATTGCACATATAGACGCGGGAAAAACGACAACGACCGAAAGGATATTATTTTATACGGGGACAAAACATAAATTAGGAAACGTTGATGATGGAACAACAGAAACTGACTGGATGGATCAAGAAAAAGAAAGAGGTATTACTATTACCTCAGCTGCGACTTCTGCATTTTGGAAAGAACACAGAATTAATATAATTGACACACCAGGGCACGTTGATTTTACTGTAGAAGTTGAAAGGTCTCTACGCGTTTTAGATGGTGCTATTGCAATATTTGATGCTCAAGTAGGTGTTGAACCTCAGTCTGAAACTGTTTGGAGACAAGCCGATAGGTATGAAGTTCCAAGAATCGCTTTTATGAACAAGATGGATAAAATAGGTGCTAATTTTTTTGCTGCAGTACAAACCATGAAAACAAAATTAGGCGCAAATCCTGTTGCAATGCAAGTACCTATAGGTTCAGAATCAGACTTTAGGGGTGTAGTAGACTTACTAACAATGGAAGCGCTGTACTGGAAAGATGAAAACGGACTTGTTATTGAAAAGCAAGAGATACCTAATGACTTAAAAGACATTTGTGAAACAAAGAGGGATGATTTAGTAGCAGCTGTTGCGGAAATTGATGAAGAGCTTATGGAACTATATATAGAAGAAGTTGAAATACCTCTTGATAAATTAAAATCGTCTATAAGAAAATCCACTATTCAAAATAAAATCGTTCCAGTTTTTTGTGGAAGTTCATTTAAAAATAAAGGAGTACAGCTTTTATTAGACGCTGTAATAGACTATTTGCCTTCACCATTAGATATGCCTCCAGTTAAGGCATTCGAAAATTCAACTGGTGAATTTGTAAAAGAAATACATCCTCAAAAAAATGAAGATTTTTACGCTTTGGCATTTAAAATAATGGTGGATCCATTTGTTGGAAAGTTAACTTTTGCAAGAGTTTATTCTGGAACATTGGAAAAAGGAAGTTATGTTACTAATACTTCTAAAAATAAAACTGAAAGAGTTTCAAGGCTTGTCTTTTTTCATTCTGATAAAAGAGAAGAAGTTGATTATATAAGGGCTGGCGATATTGTCGGGTTAATAGGTTTAAAGGATACTTCCACCGGGGACACTCTTTCCAATGTTAATGAAAATATTGTTTTAGAAAAAGTTGATTTTCCTGAACCAGTAATTTCTGTTTCCGTTGAACCAGAAACCAAAGATGATGAAGCAAAACTGGGTAAAGCATTAAATTCATTAACAGAAGAAGATCCAAGTTTGCGAAGTTATGTCGACCACGAAACTGGTGAAACTATATTATCAGGAATGGGAGAATTACATTTAGAAATCATAATAGAAAGAATAAAAAGAGAGTTTAAAGTAAACGTTAGAGTAAGTCAACCTAGAGTAGCGTATAAAGAAACAATAAAACTTTCTGCAGAAGCAGAAGGGAAATATATAAGGCAAACAGGCGGAAGAGGTCAATACGGTCATGTTAAACTTAGAGTAGAACCTTTACCTTTAAATGGGGAAAAAGATTTTGAATTTGTAGATAAAATTGTCGGTGGTGTAGTACCCAAAGAATATATTCCAGCTATACAAAATGGAGTAAAAGAAAGTATGCAGGATGGAGTTTTATCCGGGTATCCAATGGTAAATATTAAAGTTGAAGTTTTCGATGGATCTTATCATGAAGTTGATTCATCTGAAATGGCTTTCAAAATTGCAGCATCGATGGCTTTTAAAGATGCTATAAAAAGAGCAAAACCCGTTTTATTAGAACCTATTATGAGAGTAGATGTAACAACACCAGAAGAATATCTTGGAGATATAATAGCAGATTTGAATTCAAGAAGAGGTAGAGTTGAAAGTTTTGAAACTGTTGGAGGAACAAACACTAGAATTGTAAAAGCAAAAGTTCCTTTATCGGAATTGTTTGGGTACGCAACTATAATGAGATCACTTTCTCAAGGTAGAGCAACAAGCTCGGTTCAATTTTCTCATTATGACGAAGTTCCTGAACAAGTAACTCAAAAAATATTAGGTAGAGAATAG
- the rpsG gene encoding 30S ribosomal protein S7 yields MRRRTAEKREVVPDPVYGDVLLSKFINRLMYDGKKALAQKIVYSSLERLAQATKEDALEAFHKAIQNVKPLIEVRSRRVGGSTYQVPFEVEEKKATSLAIRWIVTSAQSKKGRDMVSKLSQELIDAYNNTGTAVKKKEDVHRMAEANRAFAHFRW; encoded by the coding sequence ATGAGAAGAAGAACTGCTGAAAAGCGGGAAGTAGTTCCAGATCCAGTTTATGGGGATGTATTACTATCAAAATTCATTAACAGACTTATGTATGACGGTAAAAAGGCATTAGCTCAAAAAATTGTGTACTCCTCTTTGGAAAGATTAGCGCAAGCAACAAAAGAGGATGCCTTAGAAGCGTTTCATAAAGCTATTCAAAACGTAAAACCATTGATTGAGGTTAGATCTAGAAGGGTAGGAGGTTCAACATATCAAGTTCCTTTTGAAGTAGAAGAAAAAAAAGCTACCTCTTTAGCAATTAGATGGATTGTTACATCCGCACAATCTAAAAAAGGAAGAGATATGGTAAGTAAATTATCCCAAGAATTGATAGATGCATACAACAACACAGGAACAGCTGTAAAAAAGAAAGAAGACGTTCATAGAATGGCTGAAGCTAACAGAGCCTTTGCTCACTTTAGATGGTAG
- the rpsL gene encoding 30S ribosomal protein S12, whose amino-acid sequence MPTINQLIKYGRKTAKKKTKSPALRGNPQKRGVCVRVSTMTPKKPNSALRKIARVKLSNGIEVTCYIPGEGHNLQEHSNVLVRGGRVKDLPGVRYKIIRGTLDTAGVEGRKQSRSKYGTKKPKA is encoded by the coding sequence GTGCCAACTATTAATCAACTGATAAAATACGGTAGAAAGACAGCAAAGAAAAAGACTAAATCTCCTGCTTTACGTGGTAATCCTCAAAAAAGGGGAGTTTGTGTAAGAGTATCTACTATGACTCCAAAAAAACCTAACTCCGCTTTAAGAAAAATTGCCAGAGTAAAACTATCTAACGGGATAGAGGTTACTTGTTACATACCCGGAGAAGGGCATAACTTGCAAGAACATTCCAATGTTTTAGTAAGAGGTGGTAGGGTTAAAGATTTACCAGGTGTAAGATATAAGATAATAAGAGGAACTTTAGATACAGCTGGAGTTGAAGGAAGAAAGCAAAGCAGAAGTAAATATGGAACAAAAAAACCAAAGGCTTAA
- a CDS encoding ATP-dependent helicase yields the protein MQNYQGKNSLFLEKEVPSFLKDQLDEEQLEAVLKAEGKSIIVAGPGSGKTRVITYKIAYLIYRGIEPENILLVTFTRAAAREMIERVKNVTKRNIDKMLAGTFHHVCNSILRKYASYLDYKNNYSILDREDAKDLLKMAKQDYLKEITDGYKLPKEDVIMKIISYSCNTLTSLREAIYEKSPYLLNFESDIEQIWSIYTQLKRNMNAMDYDDLLVNTLMLFHTQPKVLSKVSSQFKYVLVDEFQDTNKIQIELVKALSSVHGNLIVVGDDSQSIYSFRGALFKNIKEFIEEEGTNIFKIQSNYRSTADIVEFVNHLIPANSVKKVLKPKRKTHIKPYVVETFDDLDQAEVVAKIIKDKIEEGMNFKDIAVLYRSHSLSMVLQQKLDSKGIPYRILSGLRFIETAHIKDILAFLKVINNPLDKISWSRILKLFPGIGNKTSSRIYEEIEKKIIETDKDIIEIIKNSNQLKNFKTPQNLLIKLFERREDAPNEIIEIIYSDFYKEYSLLTYSDSKTRIMDIERFIEIASRYESINTFLEDLTLSEDLSIINSQKEQNNDKLTLTTIHGAKGLEWKVVILISVNPGDFPNGLAIKENKLDEEERLFYVAVTRAKNELYIIKQSTGTSNPYIRNSFYFVKKENDFIKKIPEKMINRLRITNK from the coding sequence ATGCAAAACTATCAAGGGAAAAACTCTCTTTTTTTAGAAAAAGAGGTTCCCTCATTTTTAAAAGACCAACTCGACGAAGAGCAGCTAGAGGCAGTGCTTAAAGCAGAAGGCAAATCAATTATCGTGGCTGGTCCTGGTTCGGGCAAAACTAGGGTAATAACATATAAAATAGCTTATTTAATTTATCGAGGTATAGAACCAGAAAATATTCTACTAGTTACTTTTACAAGAGCAGCAGCAAGAGAAATGATAGAAAGAGTAAAAAATGTAACTAAAAGGAATATCGACAAGATGCTCGCAGGAACATTTCATCATGTATGTAATTCGATACTAAGAAAATATGCCTCATATTTGGATTATAAAAATAATTACAGTATTCTTGATAGAGAAGATGCAAAAGATTTATTGAAAATGGCAAAACAAGATTATTTGAAAGAAATAACTGATGGGTATAAACTTCCTAAAGAAGATGTTATAATGAAAATCATAAGCTATTCATGTAATACTCTAACGTCACTAAGAGAAGCAATATATGAAAAATCGCCTTATCTACTTAATTTTGAATCAGATATAGAACAAATATGGAGTATATACACCCAACTAAAAAGAAACATGAATGCAATGGATTACGATGACCTTTTAGTAAATACACTTATGTTATTTCATACTCAACCAAAAGTATTAAGTAAAGTCTCTAGTCAATTTAAATATGTATTAGTTGATGAATTTCAAGATACCAACAAAATACAAATAGAATTAGTAAAAGCACTTTCCTCTGTTCACGGGAATTTAATAGTAGTTGGAGATGATTCTCAGAGCATTTATTCATTCAGAGGAGCTCTGTTTAAAAATATAAAAGAATTCATAGAAGAAGAAGGAACAAATATCTTTAAGATACAAAGTAATTATAGAAGTACAGCCGATATTGTTGAATTTGTAAATCATCTAATTCCTGCTAACTCTGTTAAAAAGGTTCTAAAACCAAAAAGAAAAACACACATAAAACCTTATGTTGTCGAAACTTTTGATGATTTAGATCAAGCTGAGGTAGTAGCAAAAATAATCAAGGATAAAATAGAAGAAGGAATGAATTTTAAAGATATTGCGGTTCTATATAGATCTCATTCATTATCCATGGTTCTTCAGCAAAAACTTGATTCCAAAGGCATACCTTATAGAATACTCTCAGGATTAAGATTCATTGAAACTGCTCATATAAAAGATATTTTAGCTTTTTTAAAAGTCATAAACAATCCTTTAGACAAAATTTCTTGGTCAAGAATATTAAAGTTGTTTCCTGGAATTGGAAATAAAACATCATCAAGAATATATGAAGAAATTGAAAAAAAGATCATTGAAACCGACAAAGACATAATAGAAATAATTAAAAACAGTAATCAACTAAAAAACTTTAAAACACCACAAAATTTATTGATTAAGCTCTTTGAAAGAAGAGAGGATGCTCCTAATGAGATTATAGAAATAATATATTCAGATTTTTATAAAGAGTACTCTTTATTGACCTATTCTGATTCCAAAACTAGAATTATGGATATTGAGAGATTTATTGAAATTGCCTCTCGTTATGAATCAATTAACACATTTCTTGAGGATTTAACACTCAGTGAAGATTTATCAATTATTAATTCGCAAAAAGAACAAAACAACGACAAATTGACTTTAACAACTATACATGGAGCAAAAGGACTTGAATGGAAAGTTGTTATATTAATATCTGTCAATCCGGGTGATTTTCCAAATGGACTTGCGATAAAAGAAAATAAATTGGACGAAGAAGAAAGATTATTCTACGTTGCAGTTACCCGTGCAAAAAATGAGCTCTACATTATAAAACAGTCAACCGGGACTTCTAATCCTTATATCAGAAATTCGTTTTATTTTGTGAAGAAAGAAAATGATTTTATCAAAAAAATTCCCGAAAAAATGATCAATCGGTTGAGAATAACTAATAAATAA
- the rpoD gene encoding RNA polymerase sigma factor RpoD, translating to MEKVKKIVDFSEIIEEIEKIEVVGKDKIRVKRKKEPYIKELEKGLENLIQIAKKNDNTINYQDIDECIPQSLSDVIDSHFLEKIYEKLESEGIEIIESSEERIHTEDVSILNDNIDELFQDSETQIYDNFAVNEPIKIYLREIGGIKLLTPSRERQLAIRAKKGDKKAKDELIKANLRLVISIAKRYTGRGLTFLDLIQEGNIGLIKAVEKFDWKKGFKFSTYATWWVRQSITRAIADQARTIRIPVHLVETINRMNMVIRNHLQETGEYPSTEKLAELLDKPLEKMDEILLATREIISVDAPIGGTDEEDAYIGDFLEDTEADKPEEIAVKMILKEEIEKVLETLRPKEATVLKMRYGLLDGKMKTLEEVGAFFNVTRERIRQIEVKALRKLRHPTRSLQLKEISDMIEKNDF from the coding sequence ATGGAAAAAGTTAAAAAAATAGTAGATTTTTCTGAAATAATCGAAGAAATTGAAAAAATTGAGGTTGTTGGTAAAGATAAAATTAGAGTTAAAAGAAAAAAAGAACCATATATCAAAGAACTTGAAAAAGGATTAGAGAATCTTATCCAAATAGCCAAAAAAAATGATAATACTATTAATTATCAAGACATAGACGAGTGTATCCCTCAAAGTTTATCAGATGTAATTGACAGTCACTTTTTGGAAAAAATCTATGAAAAATTAGAATCTGAAGGAATTGAAATAATTGAATCTAGTGAAGAAAGAATTCATACAGAAGATGTAAGTATTTTAAACGACAATATAGACGAGTTATTCCAGGATAGTGAAACACAAATATATGACAATTTTGCAGTTAATGAACCAATAAAAATATATTTAAGAGAAATTGGAGGAATAAAACTTTTAACCCCCTCTAGAGAAAGGCAATTAGCAATAAGGGCAAAAAAGGGAGATAAAAAGGCTAAAGATGAGTTAATTAAAGCCAATTTAAGGTTAGTTATAAGTATAGCAAAAAGGTATACAGGTAGAGGGTTAACTTTTTTAGATTTAATTCAAGAAGGGAATATTGGACTGATAAAAGCTGTCGAAAAGTTTGATTGGAAAAAGGGTTTCAAATTTTCGACCTATGCAACATGGTGGGTTAGGCAGTCAATAACAAGGGCTATAGCTGATCAAGCAAGAACTATAAGAATTCCTGTTCATTTGGTTGAAACTATAAATAGGATGAATATGGTAATCAGAAACCATTTACAAGAAACAGGGGAATATCCTTCAACAGAAAAATTAGCAGAATTGCTTGATAAACCATTGGAAAAGATGGATGAGATATTATTAGCAACAAGAGAAATTATCTCAGTGGATGCCCCAATTGGTGGAACTGATGAAGAGGATGCATATATAGGAGATTTTTTGGAAGATACAGAGGCAGATAAACCTGAAGAAATTGCTGTAAAAATGATTCTCAAGGAAGAGATAGAAAAGGTCTTAGAAACACTACGACCTAAAGAAGCTACTGTTTTAAAAATGAGATACGGTTTATTAGACGGAAAAATGAAAACACTTGAAGAAGTAGGAGCATTTTTCAACGTGACTAGAGAAAGAATTAGACAAATAGAGGTAAAAGCTTTAAGAAAATTAAGACATCCGACAAGAAGTTTGCAATTAAAAGAAATAAGCGATATGATAGAAAAGAATGATTTTTAA
- the dnaG gene encoding DNA primase gives MDKNYDNVRKKIDEIKSKVDIVDFVNSYLSLSRKGKNYAALCPFHAEDTPSFYIFPETQTFHCFGCGAHGDVITFLEKYEQISFLEALKKIAQYAGVEIDLTKKEIPEEISLNEEVSKLYTENLLNLPSYHEVWKYLKNRKISKDLAKEFELGFATGSDVKKVLERELIDTTIAIKAGLIHNEGNEFFHNRLIIPIRDNDGLLVGFSGRIIKEEENIPKYLNTSENNYFKKSKILYMYYKNKKFIKENDFAILVEGYFDVISMYRLGFKNVVGILGSSFTKDHAVGLVKSTNKVVSMFDMDEAGKKATLSTIDILYPKDFQIAVSTYPAKDPDELTKKHDEKYIAELLKSSYKFYEFIVDYYSQKYDLNNDFALEKYLKDMAIWYRKFEKSGRISYLESFIEKIADKTKKSTIYVQKILERMSKVVNVNFSANNESNIKPKDSVYVEKDIKYDIVKSYLYLWVKHPQYREILQNYFHEEDFNYAVLEEFFSLIAQKQDIGFLLENSSEELSKLIVEVWKIEYYFNPDRILSSLKESIEREKIIKQIEELKEKLHQTTNLSEKTEITSQIVKLYSKLKVIN, from the coding sequence ATGGATAAAAATTATGATAATGTTCGAAAAAAAATTGACGAAATTAAAAGCAAAGTTGATATAGTTGATTTCGTCAATTCTTATTTATCGCTTTCAAGAAAAGGGAAAAATTATGCTGCTTTGTGCCCTTTTCATGCAGAAGACACACCCTCATTTTATATATTTCCCGAGACACAAACTTTCCATTGTTTTGGTTGTGGAGCACATGGTGATGTAATAACATTTTTAGAAAAATATGAGCAAATAAGTTTCTTAGAAGCACTTAAGAAAATAGCTCAATATGCTGGAGTTGAAATTGATCTCACAAAAAAAGAAATACCAGAAGAAATAAGTTTGAATGAGGAAGTTTCAAAACTATATACTGAAAATTTACTCAATCTGCCTTCTTATCATGAAGTATGGAAGTATCTAAAAAACAGAAAAATAAGTAAGGACTTAGCAAAAGAGTTTGAGTTAGGATTTGCAACAGGTTCAGATGTTAAAAAAGTTTTAGAAAGAGAATTAATTGACACTACAATTGCGATTAAAGCAGGGTTAATTCATAATGAAGGTAATGAATTCTTTCATAATCGTTTGATAATACCCATCAGAGATAATGATGGACTACTGGTAGGATTTTCTGGACGGATTATAAAAGAAGAAGAAAATATACCCAAATATCTAAATACTTCCGAAAATAATTACTTTAAAAAATCTAAAATTCTGTATATGTATTACAAAAACAAGAAATTTATAAAGGAAAATGATTTCGCAATTTTGGTAGAAGGCTATTTTGATGTAATCTCAATGTACAGACTCGGATTTAAAAACGTTGTAGGTATTTTAGGTTCGTCTTTTACTAAAGATCATGCTGTTGGGCTAGTTAAATCAACTAACAAAGTTGTATCTATGTTTGATATGGATGAGGCTGGTAAAAAGGCTACACTATCCACAATAGATATTTTGTATCCAAAAGATTTTCAAATTGCTGTTTCAACGTATCCCGCCAAAGATCCGGATGAGCTAACAAAAAAGCATGATGAGAAATACATTGCAGAGCTTCTAAAAAGTTCCTACAAATTTTATGAATTTATAGTTGATTATTATTCACAGAAGTATGATCTTAATAATGATTTTGCTTTAGAAAAATATTTAAAAGACATGGCAATTTGGTACAGAAAATTTGAAAAATCTGGGAGAATCAGTTATTTAGAAAGTTTTATTGAAAAAATAGCTGATAAAACTAAAAAAAGTACGATATATGTACAAAAGATTCTAGAAAGAATGTCAAAAGTAGTCAATGTAAATTTTTCAGCAAACAATGAATCAAATATAAAACCTAAAGATAGTGTTTATGTAGAAAAAGATATTAAATACGATATTGTAAAATCATATCTATATTTATGGGTAAAACATCCTCAATATAGAGAAATTTTACAAAATTATTTCCATGAGGAAGATTTTAACTATGCTGTTCTTGAAGAATTTTTTTCTTTAATTGCCCAAAAACAGGATATAGGTTTCTTACTTGAAAATTCATCAGAGGAATTAAGTAAATTAATAGTAGAAGTATGGAAAATAGAATATTATTTTAATCCTGATAGAATTCTTTCTTCCTTGAAGGAAAGTATCGAGAGAGAAAAAATCATTAAACAAATCGAAGAACTAAAAGAAAAACTTCATCAAACTACCAATCTATCAGAGAAGACTGAAATTACATCCCAAATCGTAAAATTGTATTCTAAGTTGAAGGTAATTAACTAA
- the rpsI gene encoding 30S ribosomal protein S9 yields the protein MAEFIDYYGTGRRKTAIARVHLRPGKGKIKINGKEYNKLAEYLRGNEVWEIEALKPLEVAGLKGQFDLVIRVNGGGLSGQAGAIKLGIARALLSYDESLRSSLRKEGLLTRDPREVERKKYGLRKARKRPQFSKR from the coding sequence ATGGCTGAATTTATTGATTATTATGGAACAGGTAGAAGAAAAACAGCTATAGCTAGGGTACACTTAAGACCTGGTAAGGGTAAGATTAAAATTAACGGTAAAGAATACAATAAATTAGCTGAATATTTAAGAGGTAACGAGGTATGGGAAATAGAAGCTTTAAAACCTCTTGAAGTAGCAGGATTAAAAGGTCAATTTGACTTGGTAATTAGAGTAAATGGTGGAGGATTAAGTGGTCAAGCTGGAGCCATAAAATTGGGTATTGCAAGAGCTTTGTTATCTTATGATGAATCTTTAAGATCTTCCTTAAGAAAAGAGGGTTTATTAACAAGAGATCCAAGAGAGGTAGAAAGGAAGAAATACGGATTAAGAAAAGCAAGGAAAAGACCCCAATTTTCCAAAAGATAG
- the rplM gene encoding 50S ribosomal protein L13, translated as MAKKEEIQRDWYVIDASDYTLGRLASRIAKILQGKHKPTYTPHIDSGDFVVVINAEKIKLTGNKGEDKIYRKHSGYPGGLKEIPFKTMAEKHPERVIKLAVKGMMPKTILGKQMLKKLKVYAGPEHPHQAQKPKEINLENI; from the coding sequence ATGGCTAAAAAGGAAGAAATCCAAAGGGATTGGTACGTTATTGATGCAAGCGATTATACCCTTGGAAGGTTAGCCTCAAGGATCGCTAAGATTTTACAAGGAAAACACAAACCTACTTATACACCACACATAGATTCTGGGGATTTTGTTGTAGTTATCAATGCTGAAAAGATAAAGCTTACTGGTAATAAAGGAGAAGATAAAATATATAGAAAACATAGCGGCTACCCCGGAGGGCTTAAAGAAATTCCATTTAAAACTATGGCTGAAAAGCATCCTGAAAGGGTAATTAAATTAGCAGTAAAAGGGATGATGCCAAAAACTATTTTAGGAAAACAGATGTTAAAAAAACTAAAAGTTTACGCAGGCCCAGAGCATCCACATCAAGCACAAAAACCAAAAGAAATCAATTTGGAAAATATTTAA
- a CDS encoding ECF transporter S component gives MHGRRVAVIGIFGALSFLLTFIEFPIIPLLPFLKFDPSDSIIILVTMGYGFLPGFFTLLVKSFLFIFRAGDGGLIGIFMNFVAGTVFISTLYVIRNYLKLNIWLNYLISSLITGMVAYAMNFYLAIPVYTNQATPQFVSNMGISLQLFFYLVLLFNFIKFFANSSISHFLLKKTKITSFAQTNKKN, from the coding sequence GTGCATGGTAGAAGAGTAGCAGTTATAGGGATTTTTGGAGCACTTTCATTTTTGTTGACATTTATAGAATTTCCTATAATACCTTTGTTGCCTTTTTTAAAATTTGATCCTAGTGATAGTATAATAATACTTGTCACAATGGGTTATGGTTTTTTACCGGGTTTTTTTACATTGCTTGTAAAAAGCTTTCTTTTCATTTTTAGAGCTGGCGACGGTGGATTAATAGGTATTTTTATGAATTTTGTTGCTGGAACAGTTTTTATTTCTACTTTATATGTTATAAGAAATTATTTGAAGTTGAACATTTGGCTAAATTATTTGATATCGTCTTTAATAACTGGAATGGTAGCCTATGCCATGAATTTCTATCTGGCAATACCGGTGTATACAAATCAAGCTACACCTCAATTTGTGAGTAATATGGGGATTAGTTTGCAACTATTTTTTTATTTAGTATTACTTTTTAATTTTATAAAGTTTTTTGCAAATTCTTCTATATCGCATTTTCTTTTGAAAAAAACAAAAATTACTAGTTTTGCTCAAACTAACAAAAAAAACTGA
- the rpmA gene encoding 50S ribosomal protein L27: MKLDLQLFAKKSSDWNKKDSLPKYLGVKASEGEKVNPGTIIIRQRGTKIHPGENVGVGRDFTIFSKIEGKVKFERKANRKFVSVYPEKE; the protein is encoded by the coding sequence ATGAAATTGGATCTGCAACTTTTTGCGAAGAAAAGTTCTGATTGGAATAAAAAAGATAGTTTGCCAAAATATCTCGGTGTAAAGGCATCAGAGGGAGAAAAAGTTAACCCAGGAACCATTATAATTAGGCAAAGAGGAACCAAGATACACCCAGGAGAGAATGTTGGCGTTGGTAGAGATTTCACGATTTTTTCTAAGATTGAAGGAAAAGTTAAGTTTGAAAGAAAAGCTAACAGAAAGTTTGTTAGTGTTTATCCAGAGAAGGAATAA
- a CDS encoding ribosomal-processing cysteine protease Prp, whose product MIKVLYSKRMPTIEIKGHALFASAGNDIVCSAVSILTQYVAEIIENEGLGTYEKKKGYLKITVRNETEVSKVLIDYLIKSLISISNDYPRNLKVEVR is encoded by the coding sequence ATGATTAAGGTATTATATTCAAAAAGGATGCCTACTATAGAAATAAAAGGTCATGCTTTATTTGCATCTGCAGGTAATGATATTGTTTGTAGTGCAGTAAGTATTTTAACCCAATACGTCGCTGAAATAATTGAAAACGAAGGTTTGGGTACTTATGAAAAGAAAAAAGGTTATTTGAAAATAACAGTTAGGAACGAAACTGAAGTATCAAAGGTATTAATAGACTACTTGATTAAAAGTTTGATATCAATATCTAACGATTACCCAAGAAATCTTAAAGTGGAGGTCAGATGA
- the rplU gene encoding 50S ribosomal protein L21 yields the protein MYAIVDFNGKQYKVEKEQVIYTEKVKDVEPGNEVVLDKVVYINNDQERKSGKPYVEGARVITEVLEHGKDRKIQIIKFQGRKNYKREKGHRQQYTALKIKEIEG from the coding sequence GTGTACGCTATTGTAGATTTTAATGGTAAACAATACAAAGTAGAAAAAGAGCAAGTTATTTACACAGAAAAGGTTAAAGATGTAGAACCTGGGAATGAAGTAGTTTTAGACAAAGTGGTATATATTAACAACGATCAAGAAAGAAAAAGTGGCAAACCATACGTTGAAGGGGCAAGAGTTATTACTGAAGTATTGGAGCATGGTAAAGATAGAAAGATTCAAATAATAAAATTTCAAGGAAGAAAGAATTACAAAAGGGAAAAAGGTCACAGACAACAGTATACTGCCTTAAAAATAAAAGAAATTGAAGGCTAA